TCTGCCTCTTCCCTCCTCCTGCCTACATAGACAGTCCTAGCAACCATCTCATGTAGATGAGTGTCACTGGCTCTTCCCATCAATACACAATCTCAGATTCCATCTGTGTAATGGTTGAATCACTGACTAGATTTTGCCTCAAAGTTGAAAATCTTGATAATGCCTGATCAATTATGGTAGAGAAGCAGACTGCTTATACTACACATGCAAAGTTAGCAAGTTTGTGATAACAATTTGATAAATCTTAAGATAATATTCTCCAAAGACACCAAGAAGTGACATGACAATTCTTCAGATGTCTTCTGCTCTGAGAACCTACTTCTCAATACAAGGGAATGGGAAGGGTCAAAATGCTGAGGTGTCTTGAGCATTCTCTTCGGGGCTGCATTTGACAGGTATCCAATGATGTTATTCCATGTGAACCCTGCAAGCTGCCAGCAGTAACTTCTAGCCTCAGTTTTCGCTAGAGAAAGTGAAGCAGCCACCAGTTGGCAGCAGGGTCCATGTGGCGGATCATGGAAGGGGCTCGAGAGACCAGTTACAGACTATGAACTCGAGAAGGTGATTTCAGAGTGgtggacactaaaggtaccgtcacactaagcgacgctgcagcgataccgacaacgatccggatcgctgcagtgtcgctgtttggtcgctggagagctgtcacacagacagctctccagtgaccaacgatgccggcaaccagggtaaacatcgggttactaaacgcagggccacgcttagtaacccgatgtttaccctggttaccatcgttaaagtaaaaaacaaaaaaaccactacatacttacctaccgctgtctgtccccggcgctgtgcttctctgccctgtgtaagcacagcggccggaaagcagagcggtgacgtcaccgctcagctttccggctgcccggcgctcacaggcagagcagagaagcagagcgccgaggacagacagctgtaggcaagtatgtagtggtttttttttttttactttaacgatggtaaccagggtaaacatcgggttactaagcgcggccctgcgcttagtaacccgatgtttacccttgttaccagcgaagacatcgctgaatcggtgtcacacacgccgattcagcgatgtcagcgggagagccagcgacgaaacaaagtgctggactttctgccccgaccagcgatatcacagcaggggcctgatcgctgctgcgtgtcacactggacgatatcgctatccaggacgctgcaatgtcacggatcgctagcaatatcgtccagtgtgacggtaccttaagaagtacCAATTGTACATCATTCATCACATTAGAAAAAGGATTAGAGCCAGGAACCTACACCAATTCATTAGCATTTAAGTCATGGTGATAGGATAACACATTGAAAGAGTGGATTTGCTTTATGTCAATATTAAAACTTTACCCGATAATTTTTGAAGTTTCCAAGAATTTCTTTGATTTTTCCTGCAGCACCAGTCATAAAAGGCTTTACTCTGTTTGGATTACTTTCCTCAAGTTTTCCTTTGAtgcttaggagaaaaaaaaaaaaaaaaaaaacattcataatTCTGATCACATCTATGCAGTTTTTAGATATACATTTTCACTGTAGCTCAGACTTAGAGTTGTTTCATAGGAACAAAGCCTCCAAAGGTGTCCTAAGATAGTCATCATTGCCACACTGTGCAAGCAGGAGTTCACAATACCCAAATCAGCAATTACCAAAAGATGCACTGAATCTTGGTACATTACGGCACCAACTTGCCCACATGGCCTGGGCAGTGTGGTTTTGGCATCTGAAGCAGTTTTACCAACACCATTAAAAGCTATGCAGTTATCAACTCACTACTACTAGCATAATCGAGAAAGGAAGGTGGGATTTCCATGGTACATACAGCTTTAAGACTCATCCTGTATACAAGTACATGTGGGCAAGTTTGAATGAAGTTTCATGCCAACCATCAAGTCACGAGTCCACACTAGTGATCAATGTATTGTCAACATTGCCATCCGGTCATGGGGTCATAAGAGGCCACTAGCAGAACTTTTGGATGCCATAACCTTGATGGGTGGAGAGTAAATTTGACCAGTATTGTCACTGGAATAACCTTGGAAACCTTTATGCAGCAGGACTTTGAATACTTGCACAGTAGCTAGGAATGGGGTGCTCCAAATTCAGAGTTCAAGACCTAGACATCAATAGAAGGCTGCGCACTTATGCTTTAAATTGAAGCAGAGAAGGATAGAGAATACATCTCCATACCACTAAGATTCCCAGATCAAGAGAATCATTCAAATTCAGGGAATTAAAACTAGATACCCAAGGGAACCATTCTGAAGAAGTGATTCCTTCAGCCCACTTAAATAGGCTTTTCAGAGTTAACACACCTGAGTGTGAATGGTCACCTTTGTATATCTAATCCAGTATGTTGAGGTGCCACATCATACACATGTCAAACATCTTGCACCTCTTCTGAATTACACTGGTGGcgtagccaattttttttttttttttttaatgtatgcatCTTCTGAAGGTATGAAAAGGAGTCAGCTGCTCAAGCACAAAGTTGTGTTCAGCCTCAGGTCTGATCACTTACGCTTTCATATAGTCTTTAATATACTGCTTGTAGGACTCCTTTGTGAAGGCAGTTTCCTCAAGTTTGTGGTTTAATACTACATCAACCCCACTGATCTTAGATAATTCTGATACTTCTTCCTGACACTCCGCAGACGCATTGCCACCGATTAGGGCATCGTCAATCTGACCTTCCATTCTGGTGACGATCTACAAGAGAAGAGTAAATTATAAGACAAGATCAAACGCCTCTTTGGAGGGGTTATAAGAATTACTGTGCCCAAGCCACCGCCAGAAGCTTACCTTTCCATCAACCTCAATACACAGCCCATCAGAAGTTTCTTTGTACACGTAGATGTCAGAGAACATTTCATCTCCTAGAacagggaggggaaaaaaaaaatgtaattaagacCATGATGATATCTGGATGAGATGTCAGGCTACACTAAGCCCATCTGTTATTAGTGTCTACTGTGGAAAGACCAACAGACCCAAGACCAGCTCATATTcccccttaaagggccactgtcacccccctccagccgttataaactaaaagagccaccttgtgcagcagtaatgctgcattctaacaaggtggcttttagtttttagtgcagttattgccaaaataaagctttTTATAATTTTGCCAATAGctctctttagacagggaggcaggtcttaacccccctgctggaaacgccactcAAGTCTTCTGGTGCACCGCCCTGTCAtcccatgaaatccggcacctgagctgtttagtactggccacacaggctgcatgtgaggtcagacggccagagctcactgcaccagccagtactaaacagcgcaggtgccggatttaaTGGGAAAACTGGGGGCAGCACCCCAGAAGATCTGAGTGACGGCAATGTGGCATTTCCAGCAGGGGGGTGAGAACCTGCCTCCctatctaaagaaaggtattttggcgaaattataaaacgctttattttggcaataactgcaccaaaaaactaaaagagccaccttgttagaatgcagcattactgctgcacaatgtggcttttagtttataacggctggagggggtgagtgGCCCTTTAAGGTTTACAAGTTGTCTGCATCAACATTGCATCACATGTAACACACCATGGAATAATTGGTGCTATAAAAATATTTAGAGACCAAACTAATGTTGTATGTtagggaattaaaaaaaaataaaaaaaaagtacaaaaattcCCAGAAACATGACCTGTACTATACACAACACCACTGCTGCACTCCACCCCAGAGAGATCAGGAACCCCGATTCTGCCACTAAACACTGGACCGTCCAGGTAGAGGATCAGTAGTGTGCAGCGAGGATCCAGCGTCTGCACTGACCGCACAAGCGGCCACTGCTCTGCCCATGGCACAGGTATGACGGTCTGCAGGCCAGGACACACCCGTGTACCCACCATCCGGAGGCCTGTGCCCTAGTCTACCCGGTGACGCCCCTCCCCCACATCCGCATGTTTCCCGCCCATTTCCCGGTGATGACGCACAAAGCAGGAGGCGAGAGTCGCGCTGGCGGCGGCCCAGGCCCGCGGTACCGCAGTGCTACCCGGCCGCTCACCACGCTATCCCCGCTGGTGTACTGCCGCCGCTCTCCCTCACTAGCAGCTCCCAGGCCGCGGCCTCCACACACCGGGAAAAGTTTGAGTCCTACCACGTATATTAGCAGCACAAACCGCCGCCAGCCAGCCCCGCAGTGACCCCCGTACTCACCGGTGAGAATATCCTTGTAGATAATCATGGTGGCGGAGAGCTTGGCGCTGGAGTCCCGGAGAGGTCTGCGGGAACCTCAGTGTCGGCGAAGGGTGGGGAGGAAAAAGGAACGAGTCAGCGCCTCACTCGCTTCATATAGGGGCGGCGCGGCCCTAGTGACGCctccagcgcatgcgcagtgctgagTGATGGGGGGAGGTGAGGCCGCGTGCCCAAGTGTGAGACTCGGCAGAGGAATGTCACCGCCCCTTTGCGCTATTACCGCGGCTGCTCCTGTGTGCAGCGCCATCTACCGGTGATCACCGAACTTGTTTCTAACTGTCTCCAAACTTCACACTACGCTGTGCTGTGAGGAGAGGACGCGGCCCGCAGCCGTCATTTGTCTGGGCTTCCTGCAGGCCCCACGGATCTGGGAGGATTGTATGAGCTTCTCCAGCTTGTTTATGCCGTACACAGTTATACATGTGATGAAACATTTATTAACATGAATGTGCAGTAAACCCTGAAGGGGCGAACAGGACTGTCCTGCACTTTCTCTAGGAAGCAAACTCCGTATCATGCCCATTGCCCAGTATGGAGTACAAGCAGCTGGCATGAAGTCCCAGAGCAGCCACCTCAGGAAAATGACCATCTCAATCCCGTGTGGTGCACATACCCTTTACTTGGCCCCAGAGGTGTAGATagatggcccccttagtagtagccctcagtctattatggcccccttagtagtagccctcagtctattatggcccccttagtagtagccctcAGTCTATTATGAcccccttagtagtagccctcagtctattatggcccccttagtagtagcccccagtctattatggccTCCTTAGTAGTAGCCCTCAGTCTATTATGAcccccttagtagtagccctcagtctattatggcccccttagtagtagcccccagtctattatgggccccttagtagtagccctcagtctattatggcccccttagtagtagcccccagtctattatggcccccttagtagtagccctcagtctattatggcccccttagtagtagcccccagtctattatggcccccttagtagtagtccccagtctattatggccTCCTTAGTAGTAGCCctcagtctattatggcccccttagtagtagcccccagtctattatggcacccttagtagtagcccccagtctattatggcacccttagtagtagtccccagtctattatggccTCCTTAGTAGTAGCCCTCAGTCTATTATGGCCTCCTTAGTAGTAGCCCCCAGTCTATTATGGCACCCTTAGTAGTAGTCCCCAGTCTATTATGGCAcccttagtagtagcccccagtctattatgggccccttagtagtagccctcagtctattatggcccccttagtagtagccctcagtctattatggcccccttagtagtagcccccagtctattatggcacccttagtagtagtccccagtctattatggccTCCTTAGTAGTAGCCCTCAGTCTATTATGAcccccttagtagtagccctcagtctattatggcccccttagtagtagtccccagtctattatggcccccttagtagtagccctcagtctattatggccccttagtagtagcccccagtctattatggcccccttagtagtagtccccagtctattatggccTCCTTAGTAGTAGCCCTCAGTCTATTATGAcccccttagtagtagccctcagtctattatggcccccttagtagtagcccccagtctattatggcacccttagtagtagtccccagtctattatggccTCCTTAGTAGTAGCCCTCAGTCTATTATGAcccccttagtagtagccctcagtctattatggcccccttagtagtagcccccagtctattatggcccccttagtagtagtccccagtctattatggcccccttagtagtagccctcagtctattatggcccccttagtagtagcccccagtctattatggcccccttagtagtagcccccagtctattatggcccccttagtagtagacctcagtctattatggcccccttagtagtagcccccagtctattatggcccccttagtagtagacctcagtctattatggcccccttagtagtagcccccagtctattatggcccccttagtagtagcccccagtctattatggcccccttagtagtagacctcagtctattatggcccccttagtagtagccctcagtctattatggcccccttagtagtagcccccagtctattatggcccccttagtagtagacctcagtctattatggcccccttagtagtagcccccagtctattatggcccccttagtagtagacctcagtctattatggcccccttagtagtagccctcagtctattatggcccccttagtagtagccctcagtctattatggcccccttagtagtagcccccagtctattatggcccccttagtagtagaCCTCAGTCTATTAGCAcccccttagtagtagccctcagtctattatggcccccttagtagtagccccagtctattatggcccccttagtagtagcccccagtctattatggccccgTTAGTAGTAGACctcagtctattatggcccccttagtagtagacctcagtctattatggcccccttagtagtagccctcAGTCTATTATGGCCTCCTTAGTCGTAGCCCCAAGTCTATTAGGGCCCCCTTAGTCGTAGCCCCAAGTCTATTAGGGCCCCCTTAGTCGTAGCCCCCAGtttattatggcccccttagtagtagtccccagtctattatggcccccttagtagtagccccagtctattatggcctccttagtagtagtcctcagtctattatggcccccttagtagtagcccccagtctattatggcccccttaTTCGTAGCCCCAATTCTATTATGGTCCCCTTAGTCGTAGCCCCCAGtttattatggcccccttagtagtagtccccagtctattatggcacccttagtagtagtccccagtctattatggcctccttagtagtagtcctcagtctattatggcccccttagtagtagcccccagTCTATTAGGGCCCCCTTAGTCGTAGCCCCCACtttattatggcccccttagtagtagcgctcagtctattatggcccccttagtagtagcccccagtctattatggccccgTTAGTAGTAGACctcagtctattatggcccccttagtagtagacctcagtctattatggcccccttagtagtagccctcAGTCTATTATGGCCTCCTTAGTCGTAGCCCCAagtctattatggcccccttagtcgTAGCCAagtctattatggcccccttagtcgtagcccccagtttattatggcccccttagtagtagccctcagtctattatggcccccttagtagtagtccccagtctattatggcctccttagtagtagcccccagtctattatggcctccttagtagtagcccccagtctattatggcccccttagtcgTAGCCCCAagtctattatggcccccttagtcgAAGCCCCCAGtttattatggcccccttagtagtagccctcagtctattatggcccccttagtagtagtccccagtctattatggccTCCTTAGTAGTAGTCCTCAGTCTATTTCTTaataccattatttcttatttttagtgactctatagcgacagggtctgttccgcaggactggcgcatagcaaatgtggtgccaatattcaaaaagggctctaaaagtgaacctggaaattataggccagtaagtctaacctctattgttggtaaaatatttgaagggtttctgagggatgttattctggattatctcaatgagaataactgtttaactccatatcagcatgggtttatgagaaatcgctcctgtcaaaccaatctaatcagtttttatgaagaggtaaactataggctggaccacggtgagtcattggacgtggtatatctcgatttttccaaagcgtttgataccgtgccgcacaagaggttggtacacaaaatgagaatgcttggtctgggggaaaatgtgtgtaaatgggttagtaactggcttagtgatagaaagcagagggtggttataaatggtatagtctctaactgggtcgctgtgaccagtggggtaccgcaggggtcggtattgggacctgttctcttcaacatattcattaatgatctggtagaaggtttacacagtaaaatatcgatatttgcagatgatacaaaactatgtaaagcagttaatacaagagaagatagtattctgctacagatggatctggataagttggaaacttgggctgaaaggtggcagatgaggtttaacaatgataaatgtaaggttatacacatgggaagagggaatcaatatcaccattacacactgaacgggaaaccactgggtaaatctgacagggagaaggacttggggatcctagttaatgataaacttacctggagcagccagtgccaggcagcagctgccaaggcaaacaggatcatggggtgcattaaaagaggtctggatacacatgatgagagcattatactgcctctgtacaaatccctagttagaccgcacatggagtactgtgtccagttttgggcaccggtgctcaggaaggatataatggaactagagagagtacaaaggagggcaacaaaattaataaaggggatgggagaactacaatacccagatagattagcgaaattaggattatttagtctagaaaaaagacgactgaggggcgatctaataaccatgcataagtatataaggggacaatacaaatatctcgctgaggatctgtttataccaaggaaggtgacgggcacaagggggcattctttgcgtctggaggagagaaggtttttccaccaacatagaagaggattctttactgttagggcagtgagaatctggaattgcttgcctgaggaggtggtgatggcgaactcagtcgaggggttcaagagaggcctggatgtcttcctggagcagaacaatattgtatcatacaattattaggttctgtagaaggacgtagatctgggtatttattatgatggaatataggctgaactggatggacaaatgtcttttttcggccttactaactatgttactatgttactatgtattatggcccccttagtcgTAGCCCCAAGTCTATTAgggcccccttagtagtagcccccagtctattatggccccccTAGTAGTAGCCCCGAttctattatggcccccttagtcgTAGCCCCAAGTCTATTAGGGCCCCCTTAGTCGTAGCCCCCACtttattatggcccccttagtagtagcgctcagtctattatggcccccttagtagtagcccccagtctattatggccccgTTAGTAGTAGACctcagtctattatggcccccttagtagtagccctcAGTCTATTATGGCCTCCTTAGTCGTAGCCCCAagtctattatggcccccttagtcgTAGCCCCAagtctattatggcccccttagtcgTAGTCCCCAGtttattatggcccccttagtagtagccctcagtctattatggcccccttagtagtagtccccagtctattatggcctctttagtagtagcccccagtctattatggcccccttagtcgtagcccccagtttattatggcccccttagtagtagccctcagtttattatggcccccttagtagtaatccccagtctattatggcctccttagtagtagcccccagtctattatggcctccttagtagtagcccccagtctattatggcccccttagtcgTAGCCCCAagtctattatggcccccttagtcgtagcccccagtttattatggcccccttagtagtagccctcagtctattatggcccccttagtagtagtccccagtctattatggcctccttagtagtagtcctcagtctattatggcccccttagtagtagcccccagtctattatggcccccttagtcgTAGCCCCAAGTCTATTAgggcccccttagtagtagcccccagtctattatggcccccttagtagtagcccctagtctattatggcccccttagtagtagcccccagtctattatggcccccttagtagtagtcctcagtctattatggcccccttagtagtagacctcagtctattatggcccccttagtagtagccctcagtctattatggcccccttagtagtagacctcagtctattatggccccttTAGTAGTAGACctcagtctattatggcccccttagtagtagccctcagtctattatggccccttTAGTAGTAGACctcagtctattatggcccccttagtagtagccctcATTCTATTATACTAAAACCCCCACTTcctgaggaaatgaactttattcctcacgACAGTGTTCAGATTTCAGTCACCATTCTGTGTATGGAGAGCAGCAGCTATAACTGCgcccccagccctgactgacagccagccctaatACTGAACAGTCAGAGCCGAGAGGGCTCTATAGAATCTGGCCAACGTCCATTTCTCCTGATTCCACCATGAACATGTATGTAAATTTCAATGGGATGAGCGTAAACCATGGCCTGACTCcattgggca
The Ranitomeya imitator isolate aRanImi1 chromosome 3, aRanImi1.pri, whole genome shotgun sequence genome window above contains:
- the TPT1 gene encoding translationally-controlled tumor protein codes for the protein MIIYKDILTGDEMFSDIYVYKETSDGLCIEVDGKIVTRMEGQIDDALIGGNASAECQEEVSELSKISGVDVVLNHKLEETAFTKESYKQYIKDYMKAIKGKLEESNPNRVKPFMTGAAGKIKEILGNFKNYRFFTGETMNPDGMVALLDFREDGVTPFLTFFKDGLELEKC